In Flavimarina sp. Hel_I_48, the following are encoded in one genomic region:
- a CDS encoding IS1096 element passenger TnpR family protein: MIYRFRVILDAKEDIFRDIEIKQEATLEDFHNCITQSFGFDGMEVASFFTSDDEWRQQEEIPLFDMEETKDPLRTMQATLIEDVVSRDETRLIYVYDFLSLWTFFVELAEIVELEDGERYPNLLFAHGQVPAEAPPADFSGDEDDDDDMDAMDFEDDYDMDDLENLGFDENWN, from the coding sequence ATGATCTATCGTTTTCGGGTAATTTTAGACGCAAAAGAAGACATTTTCAGGGATATAGAAATCAAGCAGGAAGCAACGCTTGAGGATTTTCACAATTGCATCACACAATCTTTCGGTTTTGACGGGATGGAAGTCGCTTCCTTCTTTACGAGCGACGATGAGTGGCGCCAGCAGGAGGAAATCCCGCTATTTGATATGGAAGAAACCAAGGATCCCCTGCGCACCATGCAGGCCACGCTCATTGAAGATGTGGTAAGCAGGGATGAAACGCGTCTTATCTATGTTTACGACTTTCTCAGCCTCTGGACATTTTTTGTGGAACTTGCGGAAATTGTGGAACTCGAAGATGGTGAGCGCTATCCCAATCTTTTATTCGCTCACGGCCAGGTTCCCGCGGAAGCGCCGCCAGCAGATTTTTCTGGTGACGAGGATGACGACGACGATATGGATGCCATGGATTTTGAAGATGATTATGATATGGATGATCTTGAAAATCTAGGTTTTGACGAAAACTGGAATTAA